The Longimicrobium sp. genome contains the following window.
CGTGGTGGCCAACCAGCTCCTCTACATCACCGCGCTCACCCTCACCACGGCCACCGCCGCGCAGACGCTGGTGGCGGCCGGGCCGGCGATGACGCTGCTGATCGCCATCGTGGCGCGGAAGGAGAAGGCGACGCCGGCCAAGTGGCTGGGGATCGCGCTGGCGGGGAGCGGCGCGCTGTACCTGATCGGCGTGGGGCTGGGGACGGGGAGCGGGCTGGGGAACCTGCTGGCGTTCCTCAACGTCTGCTGCTACTCGGTCTACCTGGTGATCTCGCGCGGGCTGCTGCGCCGCTACGACGCGCTCACCGTGATCACCTGGGTGTTCGTCTTCGGCGCGGTGGGGATGCTGCCGTGGGGGACCCTCCCGCTGGCCCGCGAGGCCGGCGGCGTGTCGGCCTCCACCTGGCTGCTGGCGCTGGGGATCGTCCTCTTCCCCACCGTGGGGGCGTACTACCTCAACATCCTGGCGCTCAAGCACGTGGAGTCGAGCATCGTCTCGGTCTTTGTCTACCTGCAGCCGCCCCTCACCGCGCTGCTCGCCGTCCCCGCGCTGGGCGAGCACCCGTCGCCGCGGCTGATCCCGGCGGCGCTGCTCATCTTCTCCGGCGTGGCGGTGACGGTTTGGGAGGGCCGCCGCGAGCGCCTGCGCCGCGGCGAGGCGCCCTCGCCCGCGGAGCAGGAGATGGTGGAGCCGTAAGAGTACGAGAGTACAAAAGTACGAGAGTACGAGAGTACGAGAGTACGAGAGTACGGTACGAGCCGGATGAAGACCCTCCCCTGGATGGCAGGAGAGGGTCTTCTCGTGGACGTACCCGTACTTTCGTCCTTCCGTACTCTCGTACTTCAGTCCCCCGTGAGGTAGTCGAGGATCGCATCGCTCACGGCGCGGCCGCTGACGGCGTCGAAGGCCACGAACATGGGGCTGGAGTTGATCTCCAGGAAGGTGAGGCGGCCCGTCTCCGAGTTGGTCTTGAAGTCCGCCGCCCCCCAGTCCATCTCCAGCGCGTCCATCAGCCGCCCGAGCCCGGCCAGCACCTCGGGGTCGATGGTGTCGATCGGGAGGTGCACGACCTCCGTCTCCCGGTCGGTGCGGTAGTCGAGCGCCTCGGAGCGGACGTTGAACGCCTCGAAGCGGCGGCCGCTCCCCTCTCCCACGCCGTAGACGCGCACCTCGGGGGCCACCAGCCGCTCCTGCACGAACGCCGGGGCGGCCGACCTGCCGTCGCGGCGCTCGGTGCCGGCCAGCAGCGCCGGCAACTCCTGCGCGTAGCCGCCGCCGGGCACCGGCTTGGCGATCATGGCGCGCCCGGCCGCCTCGCGCTCCAGCACGTCGAGCTCGTTGCTCACCAGCGTGTGCGGGATCGCCAGGCCGCAGCGGCGCGCCAGGTCCAGCATGTACGGCTTGTTCTGCTGCCCGGAGTAGCGCCGGTTGAGGATGCGCACCTCCGGGTTCGCC
Protein-coding sequences here:
- a CDS encoding DMT family transporter, with protein sequence MRLRSVYAALVLVQVFFAMLPIALKFALRELSSPALALVRVTGAALLFWVLQRSLTGERVRGRRDYLLLAAYAVFGVVANQLLYITALTLTTATAAQTLVAAGPAMTLLIAIVARKEKATPAKWLGIALAGSGALYLIGVGLGTGSGLGNLLAFLNVCCYSVYLVISRGLLRRYDALTVITWVFVFGAVGMLPWGTLPLAREAGGVSASTWLLALGIVLFPTVGAYYLNILALKHVESSIVSVFVYLQPPLTALLAVPALGEHPSPRLIPAALLIFSGVAVTVWEGRRERLRRGEAPSPAEQEMVEP